The DNA sequence CTTGGCTCCCCACAGACATCCTGCTTACATTGAGTTTAGCTCCCATCTCACTGGCTCTACTCTTCAGGAGAGCAGGTGGGTGAGGCTGGAGAGCAAGGCCTACAAATTCATGGAATCTGTAGGCCAGAGTTGCTGGCTTTGATAAAGAGCACCCCACCCCCCTCCAATCACCAAACTCCAACCTCTTCCAATCCAATGATCCACTCTTCCCTTTCAattcccctctctcccaaaaTTCCAAagctttgggggaggggaaggagcagTTGTCTCTTGTGACCCCATCTTCGCCAAAAACTTTCCTGTTTGGACTGGCCCTAGCTGGGCAGGGCTGGGTCTGGAGGGAGCGCAAACATAAAAGGATTGGGGGGACAGGGGAGGCAGCATGTTCCAACATTACCTTCCCTGAAAACCAGCCTGATTTAGGGTTCGCTCATTTCCCAACTTGCCTGGTGACTAGGGGGTTTGAGCGTGTTGTGTGCTATCGGCTCCTTCCTCCCAATTAACCTGACATACCCTCCTCTTTTGGGGGAACTGGACCAGCAGAAGGTTAAGGGACCAGCAATATGCAATGTGTTTGCAGTCGAGAAATCAAAGTATCTAAAGTCTCTGTCTCTGCTGGTACTACCCAGGGGTGCCATTCTCTTCTCATCCTGGCCAGTTTAGCCTCCCCAGGACATCCCTGCCAAGACTGACactaaaccagaaaaaaaaaaaaatgaatccgtTTTGTACATTGCTAAAAGATAcccccccaaagggaaaaaagccCCACGTACTATAAGATTGTAATAAAAATGAGcttcatttcttcaattttttacttaaaataaaaaaaaaaaaagatgagaattccTCCCTTCCCCCGACCCTAACTTGTCTGGGGCTCCCTCACCCTTGTGTGGCAAGGGGGGGGCACAATGTGATGCCAGGGTCCTGGGGAGTCCCAGGCTTGGAGGGTACAGGGGGGAGGCAAGTTTAAGGAACTTGGGTGGCTGCAAACTaaaaggataaaaagacaaaagatgcCCATGAGGTTGGCACAGCCTGTGGAGGAAGGgataggaagggagaagaggggaggaaggctAAGTGCCCTTTGCCGGTTTCTCATGGCTcatgtcctcttcctcctcctcctcctcctccattcccATACCTGTCTCCTCTGCAACCCCAGGGAAATCAAGAatgaagaaatgtttgttttaaaaaggaattttcagtttctctttcaaAGGTTATGAATATGGAGCAAGCATAAAACCTACAGGGGACTGTTGCTGTGGACAGCATCCATGGGCAGAGGGAGGCTGCCAATGGGCCCCTCCTGGGGGCTGCCTACTGTCTGAGGCTTGGGACTACATGCAAAATTCAGCACGGGGGCCAGGGTGTGAAGGCCTCTCCTTCTCAAgctaacttttctcccttcccaaccCAACAATCAAATGTGCTTTCTTCATAATAACTTGTCCTCCCCAccccttaaaaaaataacaaaaacccgGAGAGCAAGCAAACTGGGCAGAGGGAGGCTCCGAAGGTGCCGGGGCGGGAGAAGTTGCACAAGGCGCAGCAGGCGGCGGCATCTCTGAAGCAGAGCAGGGGCCGGGGAGAGGGGTGGGCATCTGGGAGAAGGGGTTGTTCACTGGCCATCTGTCTTGGCTTTCTTTGGAGCAGATTTCCTTGAGAAGAGGGCAAAGAAGAGTCAGGACCGGATCCCAGTAATTCAAGACCTCAGTGGCAGGAAGCTTCCCATGGACAGTGGTGAGCACCCCCCCCTCCCACTCTCCATCCCGTTTCTCTCCAAGCTTTCATGAGCCCCAGTAAGGAGGCCCCACTTACATTTCTGGGGAGGACAAGGGCCGCTTGGTGGCAGGCTTTGAGCTGGAGCTGTCTTTGCTGGATTCTACAATAGAACATACAGGATGGAAAGAAGGGGGTGAATGGAAGTGGAGAGGAGATCGGGTCTCAACAGCACGTTGGCGCTGTGCTTTTGGCATCCCAACTCCCTCATCAGAGAACATGGCCCCTTCTTCAGGACTCAAGTTGTGAAATCACCttgtatctacacacatacacgggttatcttaattaaaaaaaaaaaaagtaataaccTGTTCCCCTCTCCTAGTCTCTTTCCATCCACCCCCCTCCCTTCTTCAAATGTCTTCTCCATGAGACTATGAGCTCAAGGGAAAGGATTAGATCTTCTTTGTCTCTCCAAATCTTAGGATAGGCTTCTGGGATGATAATCCCCCTTCTCCCCTGTGGAGGGGAGGCAGAGCATTATGGTATAATGGATGACCTATAGTAAGAAGTATCCTTCAAACCCTACCCAGAAGACCCCCAGTTCCCCTCCTATGGACAGTGCCTACCTTGCAACCACCTGACTTGTGTGGCAGGGCCATAGCCCTTCTCATTGCGGGCAGCAATGCGGAAGATGATGGCGGGCTTGGTGGTATAGTCAATGTGGGCATTGGAGAGGCTGGAGGACTGCACCAGGCAGGACGGGTTGGGCCCACAGTAGACCCGCATGAAGGCCAGCTGAGCTGGGGCAGAGCTTTTTGGTTCACCTGCCTGGGAGCTCTGGATGGCTAGGTATACCGAATACTCAATGATCTTGCCTGAGGTCACTGAAGGTGGCTCCCAGGTGAGGTGTGCACCATCGGGACTCTTGGgggacagaggagaaagagagagaaaaaagagagagaagtaaaaaacTGAAAGGCCCAAGGCAACCATTGTCAGTCTGAGATGCCAATATGCAAATACTTTACTATGGAAGAGGGAACAAGTGGTAACCAAAGATCCAAAATTTAAGACAGGTGAGACCCTGAAACACAGCTACAAGCTCCCCTTCTCACCACCCGCTAGATCATAGAAAGACACTCACAGCTGTGAGCTAGTTCAACCTCACTTTAtaagtagggaaactgaggcttaaaaaggAAATGGTGGCTTGTGTGAGGTCATGCAATTGATTAGTAGGAGTGGTAATGCCACGAGGAGGACTATGTCCCAAGCCTAGGGCTCACacaccacactgcttctcagACTTACTATGTTGGTGTTCCAGGCAGACAAACACATTTCCTGCATCCACCCTACCCTACCACTCCACTCCTTCAACCTTCCCACTTCTGTTCACCATAAGCCTTCCCAGCTGTCCCTGGTGCTTTGTATAGAGGATGCCACACAAAGAGAGGCTGGGGACAAACTGGACAGGTAAAGAAGAGACCCTAGAAGGTAGTCCAGACTCAGGCTAATACTCACTTTACTGATTTTAATGGCACAGGGAGCCCCAGGGAAGCCAGGCAGACAAGTCTTAAAGGCTGAGATCTCACTGAAGGGCCCCCGGCCACAGGCATTGATACCTGCGACACGGAACTTGTAGGCTGTGCCTGGCTGGAGCTCTTGCTTCTTTAGCTGGTTGTAGTCAGGGATAGTGCCTGAGTCAtcctggggaagggaggggaaaatatagCTAACTGTTAGCCAGCTGAAGCTACGTGCCTGGCTTCCCACCAAGGACCTTCCAGTGGGCTTGGCAGCCAGGGTACAGGGGAGAGCAGAAAAGCTGATGCTTTAAGTCATTACAAAAGGACTACAAGCTGTTGCTTTAATTAAGGGAATGATTCTCTCCCCAACTTTCTTAGCACCTAAAAGCCTAAGAAAACAGTGGCTGAAGCTTTTCTCTGGTCCTACCCACTATATCTAATGAACAGACCCTGACATCTGACTTCAGTCAAGTGGAGTTATTCATCAGCAAGAGGTGGCAGGGACTGGGGCAAGACAGTGAAACATGAAAGATCTCAGTTACTAGAACCTGGGGGCAGGGGAAACGGAGCACCCTCCGTGCCACACTCAGACCCAGGTTGGAGGCGAGGGGACCAAACGCTCCCAGGGGCACTCACATCACTTGGGGCATCATCTGGAGGCAGGAAATAGTGCATCACCATCATGTTGGTGCCCTTGATGACCCCGACATCAAACCACTGGTTTTCCTTCTTTGCTGTGGCTTTcatgggtgggggcaggggatcTGGTTTCTATGGAAGACAATCAAGGGATGGAGTCAATCTCAAGGCTGTGTGGAGGGGTCGTGTTCCCTTATGGACCATCGCACCCAACTCACCCCCACTGGTGACTCGATGCCATTAGCTACCTCAGCCAGGGCAGCAGCTGCCTGGAGTTTCGCTGGACTAGCCACCACTGGCTGAGGAGCCACAAATGTGTTGGATGGAGCCAAACCTGGGAAAACAAAGTGGCTGATGAAAGAGGTCCCAGGGAGACCTGGCTCTCACATCCTGTGCCCTGCACCTTCTTCCACAGCTGCTATCCTGGCCCTGCGGCGACTGCCAGTGGTACCAGGCCCTTGGGGCAGGGCCTCTGCCATGGCCACAAAAGGGCACATGCTTTCAGGCTGTTGCCTTCTTCCTTAAATGAGCTTTCTTCTCCCGAGAACTGTGAAGAGGACTTCACTGCGAAGAGGACTTTGAGAGAAGTCTGGGGTGTGAgtcttgaatccagatctcttcCCTCTAAATCATTCCACCCCACACAGGCAAACACTTAAGGCTGGCCGCCTCCAGGGGCTTCTTAGCTTTGTCTGCTCCCTGAGGAAAGGGCTGAAAGTCACCTTAAGTCTGAAGGTGATGgtaggggatggggggggggggggggagcttgGCAGCAGGCAACAAGAAATGTGTGTTCCCTAAGGATCGGTTCAGGCCCCAACACTGGGAGGATCCCAGAGTGATCCCCACATTACTCCTGGTCAACACTCCATTCGAGTGGCCAAGGCACCCACTTACTCTCTGTTGCTGTGGAAGGCAGAAGGGCCACAGTGCTGGTGACAGCACAGGCTAGGTCACTGAGGCCATTGCTTTCCGTGGCTGGGTCATTGAGGCTGTCAGCAGGGGCCAGAGCCTCAGTGggcaggtggtggtggtgatggtgcaCCTGAGCCTGGGCTTGGGCCTGAGCCTCCTGcaattgttgctgctgctgcaccAAAGCAGCCAGTTCCTGCTGGGTCAGCACAATGGGGATAGAAGTAGGCTGCCCCTCCTGGCCCTCGGCTGTCAAGTGCCCCAGTTCTGCCTGGGCCACTGCGGCTGCATCAGATGTGTCCATTGGCTCGCCGGCACCTGCTCCAGGGCCAAAGGGAACACAGATCAGAGCTCTAGCCAATTCAGGAATGACATCAGCCCTGGCTCCCCAGGTGGCCATTAGTGACTTGGGACCCTTACCTCTCCCAGCTCTGGGGAGTAGGGCCAAGCTGCCAGGCTTTCAGGAGAGACCACCCCATTCCAGTCCCCCCGCCACCTAACGAGAGGACAAGCCAAAGAACCCTCTGCACCTTCCCACCCTCATTTCTTACTGTTCTTCAGCACCAAGTAGGGCATTCTGCTAAGTGGCCTAGCTTCTTGGGCTGCTCTCCTGCTTTGCTCAGACCACTGCTactgcttcctcctcctccccctcctccaacctCTACCCACACCTGGCCTCTATTGCCTACCACCCACTCATTCCCCTGAAACCTTAGAGCAACTCAGATCTCTCTGTGCCGTAGCTCTGAGTTTGGGCCTATCTGCAGCAGGCCCTTAAGAAGCTGGGTACCCCCACCTCACTGACTCCAACAGTGTCAGCAGAGATGGCAGCATCCTCAAACAGGTATGGGTGGCTCTGAAGGTTCTTTCTACCTAGATTCCCTCTCACAGAAACTTACCCATCACAGCCTGCTGGGCTGCCTGGAGCACAGCCTGGATGGCCAGGGCCTGGGCTTCCTCAGTAGCTGCTGCCTGAGCCGCAGCCTCAGCTGCTGCTGTCACTGCCAGTTCCTCTGGGGTAAGGCCTGTGACCATAAGGGTCGTTGTGCCAGCCTGAGCCTCAGCCATCagctcttggggcagggacaatTGGTCCACCTCAGGCTGCGGCTGCGGCTGTACCATGACAGCAGTCACCACTGCTGAGCTGGTAGCCTCCTGTCCTGGGGAGGGTGCCCCAGCCCCACTCATGTCTACTGCTGCCTGTAGATCAGGGCTGTGAGTAGCTGATGGGCCCTCGCCCTGCTCCCCTCCGGGAGCAGATGGGGGCTGTAAGAGGTGCTGTGGAGCTTCTGTCTCAGATGGGATCTCCTCTAAGGGCTGGAGAATGTCTGTGGCCGAGAGGGCCACCTCCTGCGCGTCTGCGCTAGTCACAGCCACTGCTATTGTGGCTGAGACAGACGCTTCCGTAGTCATGGCATCGGGAGGCATCTCCGTCATTGCTGAAATGTTCTACAAGGTTAGAGGGAGGTAGCAGTCAGATGAGAAGCAACAATCACAAACCGTTTCTTTCCTAAGGTTTTCCTTGGAAATGTTAAAATGACGTGCTTTTGTTGAGGGGGGAGATGTACCCACAAAAGCTGCAAGAGCAACCTACTGGGAGAGCCTTGATGTGGATGAAAGGGCTAGGGACACTAGTTCTAGTTCCAAGGTTCTCGGTAACTCATTTTCTGTAACCATAGTAACCTCTGAGTTTCTGTTGCTTCACCTCTACAAAATGGAAGTTCCAAATCCTGCCTCCTTGTAGCTAAGTGGGTTTTGTGTAAAGCTGCTACTGAGAGGGGGCTTAGGAAATATAGCCAACTCTGCTGCCTGGGCAATGGCTGTTTCTTCAGGCTCTTAGGCTTCTTGACCTGGTGGCCATGATGGGCATGGTTATACAGCACTCCCTCCCCCTCAAAGTTGCTCCTCCTCTTCTATCCCATCTGTTTTCTGCCCAAATGATGGCATGGCTATATAGCGCCCTGATCTCTATACCCGGGAAAGAGAGAACACTGAGTGTCACACACAGTAGATGGAGGTTTGGAGACAAGAGATGTCACACTGGAAGGAGAAGTGATGGGAGTGGACAAGAGAGCTGTGCGGGGTCAACACTCAACATCCCAGGGGCCACAGGGGCTGGGGAAAAGGCAGATTCAGAATTTGCTAAACAGCAATGGCAAAGACAACTAAGACAAAAGGGTTGCTAATAGTCCAGCTGAAGCAAAAGTTGGTGCAAGGTAAGGGGAAGACTGACTAAGGGAGAACTAAGAGCATGTGGCCAGTGGGGGCTTCTTGGGATGGGAACATGAAAGGGAAGCGGGATGCTGGAGAGCCAGGCCAGGCTAGATCTTGGCCTACACTCAGGTCATCCCTCTCCCGTGTCCTGGTTGGGCTGCTTGGTCCGACCCCAACATCCTGTCTGAGGCCCACAGCAACCCCACAGAACCACAAATATACTACTCTTTCATGGACACGAACAGAAAGGACATGAGGAGCCAAGAATAACAGCCCTACCCAGGAAGGTGCCCCAGCCCCTCTGGTTTGTAAAGGAAAGGTTAATGATGGCCTTCTCACCGGCACTGAGGGACCAGGAACTGGTGTGGACTGGGTCACAGTGGTCACAGCTCGGGTCTGGATGGAAGACACTGTTGTGGCGATGGTACCAGAGCCAGTGGCGGCCATGCTTTCTCCTTGGGTGTTGTCCTGCTCCCCCTGACTGCCTGCAGATGGCGGTGGGTCTGTGGGAAGGCAAATAGGTGGGTTGGGAATGAAAGCTGGGCTGGGGTACACTCGGTGTAGGAAGGGCCTAATGATACTTTTCATCTCTCCCATGAGACTCTAGAGAAGTGGGAAAAGAGGTGTGGGGCCCAATAGAAGAAACCTGAGTTAGGAGTAAGGTGCTAGCTCCTATGGTGCCTCTGCAGAGGTACATGACCTTAAGACTTTTAGCTGATTTCTCTCGCCCAACTTATCACAGAGGTATCTTAAGATGTGATTGGGGGCAAATTCAAGTTTCCTTCCCCTGgggagctcccattctaaagACTCCTGTTCTAAAACCAGGGTTGGGGGCCTGAATAAAAGGATGACTTGCCTCTAACTCACCTTGGTTTGAGCTCATGTTTGAGGTGACAGTGGTGGCCGTATGTGTGGTGCCTGTCTCATGGGTTTCACAGGGGGGGTTGGTACACACCCTCTGCCCTGGGGAGGGGGCTGGTGCTGCTGCAGAATCTAAGGCTGCCTCCAGGGTCTTCTGGGAGGGGCTGGGCCCAGAGGATGGGACAGCAAAGTTGACTGTCATGGTGGTGCCAGTGGAGGTGGTCTGGTGAGTCTCACAATGAGGGCTAGCAGGTATCTGCTGCCCAGGCTGACTTGAGCCTACATTGGAGGTGGCAGTGGTGGCCGTATGTGTGGTGCCAGTCTCGTGGGTCTCACAGGGTGGGTTGGAGCACACCTGCTGGAGAGTGCCTGCATTCGAGGTAGTGGCTGTGTTGGTGGTACCAGTCTCATGCGTTTCACAAGGTGGGTTGGAACAGGAGGCAGCAGCGGCCAGGCAAAGCACCTCTGTGGCTTTCATAGTCATAGTGGTGCTGGTGGAACTGGTCTGATGTGTTTGGCATGAGGGCTTTGTGGGCCCCTGTACCCCATTGGCCTCCCCGGGGCCCATGGTGGACCGGGCTGTAGTCGGGGTGTTTGTTGTATGGGTATGCTGTACCTCAGTCTGCCGGCTGATGAAGGCTAGTTGCCCTAAGCCTGTGCCGGTACCACCCCCACTAGCTGAGCTGCTCTGAGCTGATGGCCCCACAGAACCTGTGGTGGTGGCACCAGTCTCACAAGATGGACTGGGGCAAACTCGGGGAGCAGCTGGGCATGGTGTCTCTGTAGCTTTCACAGTCATGGTGGTGCTGGTTGCGTTGGTCTGATGGGTTTGGCATGGGGCCTTGGCAGGAGCCTGTGCTCCCTCTGGCTCCCCAGTGCCCCTATTAGGCCGAGCTGTGGTGGGGATGTTGGTTGTGTGAGTGTGATGTGTCTCACGCTGCTGGCTGGCAGTTGCTGGCTGCCCTGGGCCCATGTTGGACATGGCAGTAGTGGCAGTGCTGGTGGTTCCTGTCTCATGGGTCTCACATGGGGGGTTGGAGCATACTTGCTGCACAGCCATGTTCGATGCAGCTATATTGGTGGTACCTGCTTCCAGGGGCAGGCCTGGGGGGTTGGAGTACATGTGCTGTCCGGCCATACTAGAAGTGGCTGTATTGGTGGTCCCTGTCTCATGGGTCTCACAGGGGGGGTTGGAGCACACAATCTGCCCTGCCCCTAGCAGTGTGGGGACTGTAAGGTTGGCACTGACCACAGTGGGAGTGTTGGTGGTGCCTGTCTCATGGATCTCACAGGGGGGGTTTGAACAGACCCGCACCACACTGCTGTTCTGTCCCATTGCTGAGGTCACCAGTGAGGCACCTGCCTCCTGCCTATCACAAACAAATTGGACCTGGGTTGGCTGCTGGAGGCCCCCAAGGTTTGCTACTACGGTTGTAGTGGCTGTATTGGTAGTGCCCGTCTCATGGGTCTCGCAAGGGGGGTTGGAGCACACTAGTGTCACAGTGCCGGGCTGCACATCACCCTGGCCTGATTCAGCGATTGTGACTGTGGCCGTGGGCTGCTCTGTTGTAGGCGAGGCCAAGATGGAGACCGGCAGGTCATGCACTGGCTGGGCCTCTACTCCACTGGGTGTGGTAATCAACGTCACTTGAGTGGGCTGAGAGACAGGCTAGGAAAAAACAGAAGTAGAAACCCCCCCCCAATCCATCAAGTCTCCTTTCTCATGTCATCCCCTTTTCTTCCCATCCTCCCCAGTCCTCTCCACCCTGGCTCAGCTCTGAGGCTGGGGCAGCCTCCTAAGTTGGGTAAGCACAGTGCTGGCATGTAGAACGGGTATGGCACGGTGAGAAAGCCAACCCCAGCCCTTCAGATTAATTTGGGAATCCTATTTCTCAAGTCCAGGAAGGTATTTGGGGGTGtccagggagggaaaggagagtgaagaaatgaaggaagtcaCTTACACCAATACACTTACATAAAGGTGTTCCTTCAATCCCCAGTCCAGGAGACCATACCCCACTTGCTAGTGAAATGTTCAAAGTCTCATCCACATGGCAGTGGGAGGTTTTCTCCCTTCACCTTACTTAATGTTACCATGTGAGGTTAGATGGGAGATGATTCAATAGGAAATTCAAACAGGAAAATCCaaggatttgtccagggtcatacaatgaGAATCTGGCTCTCCTGCCATCCAGCCTGACCTGCTTATCATGCTACCATACTGATTAGTTCTATGGTGAGCTGTTTGGCTGAGTGCTAGTGGAGGAAGGGCCTACCTGCATGGTAATGGTTGGGGTGGTGAGCCCTCCTGCCGCCGTCAGAGTGGTCTGGGCAGCTGACACAGTAATGGCTGTAGGATTGATCACCTGGCTCGAAAGGGTGGCAATGGTGCCCAGGGTGGTGATAGGAGTGGCTAGGGAGGCATTAGTGTTATGCCCGCCTGCTCCAGCGAGGCTGGTGGACACTGTACCGGTTACAGTGCCAAGGGTTGTGACTCCTGGAGGAAAGGGGAAACCAGATGAGATAAGCCTCACTAGCTTACCTGCCCAGCTTTCTGCCCCATGGGAGCTGAAGAGCTCCCCATTCTCTCTCTTAGTAACACTAGTTTGGTAGATCCTGAGATGGCAGGTACCAGGGAGAAAATATCTGATGCCTGGAGTGGACACTAGCAGGAATGTAAGTTTAAAGGGGCAAACAATGGTAAATACAGTGAGTGTGGGACATAGAACagtaagggaaaaataaaaatgaaagacccAAGGAGCTCTTGAaagtgagttgaatgtgaagacACAATATCGGAACATGTTTGGGAGCTTCTGGGGGTTCAATGGTGCCCTCCAGGGAGGATACCTCGGTCCCATGACCTCCAtgccattctctccctttcccctcctgcgAGGCAGCAGAAGGATTAGATGAAGAGGATGCAGAGGCCAAGTGCTTGACCTGACTCCCTCCTGTCTGTCAGACATACCTGTGGTGCCTTTAACTACCAGGGTGGTGACAGTTGGCTTGACAGCAGATACTGTGACTGGGGTGACAAGCCGCACCCCACCCATGGGAACTGTCCGGAGGATGGTGCCTGGCTGTCCAGGGGCTCCCTTCAGCACTACCTGTAATGCCAAAGGTTAGGGGGCTGAGCAATTCTTGGCAAATACTCCAGGATACCCCAAGAAAGCAGTTTGAAGATCTTCTCAAAGGATGGGGAAGAAGGCGATGGATAATGTCGGATAATGTCAGTGGAGCAGTGGGCATGGCTCACCTGGGTCACGCCCTGCTGCCCATGCCCAGTAGCGATTTTGGGGACAGCAGTGATGATTTTGGCAGGTGTGCCTGTGCCCGATGTCATGACCTttgtggtgatgatggtgatgggggATTTGATGCCAGGGCTGCTGGTTACACCTAGAAGGATGGGAGACGCTCTGGTAGAAGACAACAACTGCCAACTTTGCCCTCAAAACCCACCTCCAGCCAACTGTGGCTCAGTCGTTGCTTTACTCCCAAGTCTATTACCTTCCACCCCTCCAAGTGTCCTAAAAGGAAAAGTCATAGCTACCATGCCACCTCCCcgcaaagcttaaaaaaaaaaagaaaagggaaaataagagaaCTCCAAACTGCCCCATTTGCTCTCTCCAGCCTCGTAATCCAGTTACTCACCAGCCTGGACCTTATACCCCGACTCAGAATTCAGCCCATTGGGGGACACCCAGGATGTTGTGTCGGGTGACTTTTGGAGAGTAATTGTATTCGGGTACATATCGCGCGGCCCCTGCCCGACGCCCCTACCCGTCGCTCCGGACTGGGTGATGATAGCCGACATGGGGATGGttttgatgatggtggtggtgccCGGTTTGGTGGTATTAGGGGAGACACTGCTGATGCCCAAGATGGTGGGTTTGGTTCCAGTCCCGCTGGCctgggtggtggtgatgatggtggtaggTTTGCCATCTGCTGACGTTACCAGCTTCAGAATGGTACCCGCTGGCAGGGGTCCTTTGGTCTGAGAATGGCAGAAGTAGGtgagagagagaagtgggaaggaagaaataatgttCTAGCCAGGCACTGGTGCTCTTTAGCATCCTTTAGCACAGGTCTGGGGGCAGGGAATGGGATAGTTCTATCACTTTGGAAAACCAAGCATCAGAATCTTTCTTGCCGGTTTTTGTTTAAAACttctatacatacatgcatacatgtgcgCCTGCCCTAGCTCCAAACCTCTTTTGGTTGAAAAAAAACATAACGAGTGACATTTGTAGTAGGCACAGGTAAACAGCAGCAGCCCAGGCCACTcgctcctctcctttttttcgtccttcaaatgagatcacatttgtaaagtgcttggcaaaccttcaCCAGGTCTAAAATGCTAGCTGTTCCTGCTACTGCCGAGTGCTGGTGGCCTGGCCTGGTGCATTTTGGGAAGAAACATGTTTCACTGCTCTTAGTTCACAAGGCCCTTTGCATCCACCCCTTGGCCTTGTCTCTCCCCTGAGCTACTCCAGGGCAGATGCTTGTCTCCTTATACACCCTGCCCCGGcccaccccccaccccgccccaaCATTCCATAGCAAACAGTCAAATCTTGATCATCAGTCCTAGTAAAAGAAATCACCCACAGTCACTTACTAGGGAAGTGCCACAAATCTGGAAAGGCGCCTGTTATGTCCTTTTGCAAAATTACTTTTAGAAGGATGAATACATCACCCCACTTCCCCCACTGCTACCCTAGGTTGGGTCGGTTACCTGGATGATCTGAGTCACAGGGCCAGTAGAAGCCTGGCCTGTGACTGCTGAGGTCTGAACCGGTTTGGTCTGAACAACTGACATCACTTTGCCCAGATTAGAAATCTGAAAAGTAAAGGAGAGATGAGATAGAGATTCTGAATATGGACGATTTAGGCATCTGTTTGGCTTATATGTAcgtatttttaatttaaaaaaaaaatctaatttttaaaaagattttaaaaaagcaagtcaGGACAAATAGGGTAGAGGCTTCACTAGAAGCCAAGTGGTAGCTGCAGTGAGGACTTTCCTAGAATGTACCTCTAAGGTTCCAGCTAGCTACAGCCAGGCTGATCCAGCTCTCATGCCCCTGACTGGGAATTTGCTGTGGTGGTTCTTGTTACTCACCAGGGCACTGCCCCCTGGGACAGAGATGGGGCTCTTCACCAGAGTGATGGTTTTGGTGACCCCACCAACCACGGTGGTTACCACCTGGGCTTGCTGTGCCACAGTCACAGTGCCTGACTTGTGGACAGTGATGATAGGGCGGGTGGGAGTGTTGGCAGCTGAGGACACAGATGTGCCCACTTGAGCGGCTGCCGTCTTTAGCATCCGAGTGGCCGGGTTGCTCACCTGAGGTGGAGGCAAGAGAGACAGTGTGACACCGATTCTAGGGGTCCCTAGAGAT is a window from the Notamacropus eugenii isolate mMacEug1 chromosome X, mMacEug1.pri_v2, whole genome shotgun sequence genome containing:
- the HCFC1 gene encoding host cell factor 1 isoform X2, whose amino-acid sequence is MASGLQPAAASASAASASSSAAAAATAVAGGSVAQLLQPRWKRVVGWSGPVPRPRHGHRAVAIKELIVVFGGGNEGIVDELHVYNTATNQWFIPAVRGDIPPGCAAYGFVCDGTRLLVFGGMVEYGKYSNDLYELQASRWEWKRLKAKAPKNGPPPCPRLGHSFSLVGNKCYLFGGLANDSEDPKNNIPRYLNDLYILELRPGSGVVAWDIPITYGVLPPPRESHTAVVYTEKDNKKSKLVIYGGMSGCRLGDLWTLDIETLTWNKPTLSGVAPLPRSLHSATTIGNKMYVFGGWVPLVMDDVKVATHEKEWKCTNTLACLNLDTMAWEAILMDTLEDNIPRARAGHCAVAINTRLYIWSGRDGYRKAWNNQVCCKDLWYLETEKPPAPSRVQLVRANTNSLEVSWGAVPTADSYLLQLQKYDIPAAAATAATSPAANPVPSVPINPPKSPAPAAAAPAVQPLAQVGITLLPQAAATPPTTTTTIQVLPTVPGSPIPVPTTGRTQGVPAVLKVTGPQATAGTPLVTVRPASQPGKAPVTVTSLPAGVRMVVPTQSAQGTVIGSNPQMSGMAALAAAAAATQKIPPSSAPTVLSVPAGTTIVKTVAVSPGTTTLPAAVKVASSPVMVSNPATRMLKTAAAQVGTSVSSAANTPTRPIITVHKSGTVTVAQQAQVVTTVVGGVTKTITLVKSPISVPGGSALISNLGKVMSVVQTKPVQTSAVTGQASTGPVTQIIQTKGPLPAGTILKLVTSADGKPTTIITTTQASGTGTKPTILGISSVSPNTTKPGTTTIIKTIPMSAIITQSGATGRGVGQGPRDMYPNTITLQKSPDTTSWVSPNGLNSESGYKVQAGVTSSPGIKSPITIITTKVMTSGTGTPAKIITAVPKIATGHGQQGVTQVVLKGAPGQPGTILRTVPMGGVRLVTPVTVSAVKPTVTTLVVKGTTGVTTLGTVTGTVSTSLAGAGGHNTNASLATPITTLGTIATLSSQVINPTAITVSAAQTTLTAAGGLTTPTITMQPVSQPTQVTLITTPSGVEAQPVHDLPVSILASPTTEQPTATVTIAESGQGDVQPGTVTLVCSNPPCETHETGTTNTATTTVVANLGGLQQPTQVQFVCDRQEAGASLVTSAMGQNSSVVRVCSNPPCEIHETGTTNTPTVVSANLTVPTLLGAGQIVCSNPPCETHETGTTNTATSSMAGQHMYSNPPGLPLEAGTTNIAASNMAVQQVCSNPPCETHETGTTSTATTAMSNMGPGQPATASQQRETHHTHTTNIPTTARPNRGTGEPEGAQAPAKAPCQTHQTNATSTTMTVKATETPCPAAPRVCPSPSCETGATTTGSVGPSAQSSSASGGGTGTGLGQLAFISRQTEVQHTHTTNTPTTARSTMGPGEANGVQGPTKPSCQTHQTSSTSTTMTMKATEVLCLAAAASCSNPPCETHETGTTNTATTSNAGTLQQVCSNPPCETHETGTTHTATTATSNVGSSQPGQQIPASPHCETHQTTSTGTTMTVNFAVPSSGPSPSQKTLEAALDSAAAPAPSPGQRVCTNPPCETHETGTTHTATTVTSNMSSNQDPPPSAGSQGEQDNTQGESMAATGSGTIATTVSSIQTRAVTTVTQSTPVPGPSVPNISAMTEMPPDAMTTEASVSATIAVAVTSADAQEVALSATDILQPLEEIPSETEAPQHLLQPPSAPGGEQGEGPSATHSPDLQAAVDMSGAGAPSPGQEATSSAVVTAVMVQPQPQPEVDQLSLPQELMAEAQAGTTTLMVTGLTPEELAVTAAAEAAAQAAATEEAQALAIQAVLQAAQQAVMGAGEPMDTSDAAAVAQAELGHLTAEGQEGQPTSIPIVLTQQELAALVQQQQQLQEAQAQAQAQVHHHHHHLPTEALAPADSLNDPATESNGLSDLACAVTSTVALLPSTATESLAPSNTFVAPQPVVASPAKLQAAAALAEKPDPLPPPMKATAKKENQWFDVGVIKGTNMMVMHYFLPPDDAPSDDDSGTIPDYNQLKKQELQPGTAYKFRVAGINACGRGPFSEISAFKTCLPGFPGAPCAIKISKSPDGAHLTWEPPSVTSGKIIEYSVYLAIQSSQAGEPKSSAPAQLAFMRVYCGPNPSCLVQSSSLSNAHIDYTTKPAIIFRIAARNEKGYGPATQVRWLQESSKDSSSSKPATKRPLSSPEMKSAPKKAKTDGQ